A single genomic interval of Helianthus annuus cultivar XRQ/B chromosome 6, HanXRQr2.0-SUNRISE, whole genome shotgun sequence harbors:
- the LOC110865381 gene encoding uncharacterized protein LOC110865381, whose translation MVQFRVHKKKLRLKIPTTDNPSYRGWIANDAHVRMILVSTVSEASFQHVQGTTSRDIWLALERAYAPSTSSHEFTLKTQLLKIAMKGDEKPIDYLSRAQEYATALANIGEPMKDKDLVMLTIAGLREEYNGLKSNLLARSPPVAFNELHGLLSDHDYMLNRLNTVSVTANLSSQLLAAAATAPVTPPAGLESIQQQLKTLQLMAAQIGYQLHPAAPTQQAATASVSQPQAYLSPRSNNNNRNNRGNRGNYRGNTRSNRGREQQGTRQFSWASTQNMVYGHCNRCGIGHIPSQCPNQSSNGRAQANYAASDVGSYSTWNPDTGANHHGTPDLSSLDNSEAYYGTDSLHVGDGNPLPILHIGSKQFSSTNKTFNLSDILHVPQLKKNLLSVQKFCCDNNVFFEFHSSFFVVKDEFTQATLLRGPSEQGLYSIRLPRLQLLPKVAFTTTKASSTIWHQRLDHPHSRVFNSVISSCSLPVSNKLSSSLCTSCQMGKSSKLHLQESTFRSNKVLDLVYCDVWGPSPSLSIDGYRYYLLCVDHYSRYMWFFPLSQKSDVYTQFTNFVRMVERQFNTKLKNVQSDWGGEFRNLTSFFTSLGIIHRRSCPHTSEQNGTVERRHRHVVETGLAFLAQAHLPQRFWFFAFETAVYLINRLPSRVTHEKSPFQILFNRKPDYTFLRVFGCQCFPYLRPYNRHKVDFRSVPCVFLGYSPVHHGYRCFDPQTERVYIVRHVRFNEHIFPYNQPLPTQPTSPPSSPYTSIFPDPIPDFSTPSETPHPPSPPPTQPPANTQHQPETVPQPPPPPPPRTRPSHLRQNPKQTKRFDPSAYTASTNSIPTEPTSFTVDNNFLEWRRAMAEELEALDKNGTWSLVPRVPNTNVVDCKWVYRLKTDQNGNISRYKARLVAKGFRQQSGVDYHETFSPVVKPATIRTVLSLAVSNSWPLKQLDAQNAFLHGDLEETVYMTQPPGFVDPAKPHHVCCLHKSLYGLKQAPRAWFNKLSTALQQLGFFGSKTDPSLFIYNHKGSMVYILVYVDDIIITGNNSPLVNSVIAKLSSMLEVKDLGPLHYFLGIEFLHQNSGLILSQRKYLLDVINRAGLFECKPVASPMDTKSVLLPNDSPLFADPTRYRQIVGALQYATLSRPDIAFSVNKVCQFMHAPTEAHWSAVKRILRYLKGTLHLGLLFRHSSASHLHAFSDSFWDDGSSSLVQAYSDSDWAGCPVDRRSTGGYAIYLGSNLVSWSARKQKTVSRSSTESEYKAIADVVAEIIWLKSLLQELGVTSTKPTLWCDNLGATYLSANPVFHARTKHVEVDFHFVREQVAKGKLYVRFIKTDDQIADVFTKPLSS comes from the coding sequence ATGGTACAATTCCGTGTCCACAAGAAAAAGTTACGACTGAAAATCCCCACCACTGATAATCCTAGTTATCGAGGGTGGATTGCTAATGATGCTCATGTTCGAATGATCCTTGTCTCTACTGTTTCTGAAGCCTCCTTCCAACATGTTCAAGGTACAACCTCCCGTGACATTTGGCTCGCCTTAGAGCGTGCTTATGCTCCTTCAACATCTTCTCATGAATTTACTTTAAAAACCCAACTCCTTAAAATCGCCATGAAAGGCGATGAAAAACCAATTGATTACTTAAGTCGTGCTCAGGAATACGCAACTGCTCTCGCCAATATTGGCGAACCCATGAAGGATAAAGATCTGGTAATGCTCACCATAGCTGGTCTACGTGAAGAGTATAACGGTCTCAAGAGTAACCTCCTTGCTCGCTCCCCTCCGGTTGCTTTCAATGAGTTACATGGCCTTCTTAGTGACCACGATTATATGTTGAATAGACTCAATACCGTCTCGGTTACAGCCAACCTCTCATCACAGCTCCTTGCTGCGGCTGCCACCGCACCTGTCACCCCTCCCGCTGGTCTTGAATCCATTCAGCAACAACTTAAAACCCTTCAACTCATGGCTGCCCAGATTGGTTATCAGCTTCATCCTGCAGCCCCGACTCAACAGGCTGCCACTGCTTCTGTTTCACAACCGCAAGCATACCTTTCTCCTCGTTCCAACAATAACAACCGCAATAATCGAGGAAACCGTGGCAACTATCGCGGCAACACCCGCTCCAACCGTGGCCGAGAACAACAAGGAACAAGACAATTTTCTTGGGCTTCCACCCAGAACATGGTTTATGGTCACTGCAATCGGTGTGGAATCGGACACATTCCGTCTCAATGTCCAAATCAGTCCTCTAATGGTCGTGCACAAGCCAACTACGCTGCTTCTGATGTTGGCTCATACTCCACTTGGAATCCTGACACAGGCGCTAATCATCATGGCACTCCAGACTTGTCCAGCCTTGACAATTCCGAGGCTTACTATGGTACTGACTCTCTCCATGTTGGTGACGGTAACCCACTTCCTATTCTTCATATTGGCTCTAAACAATTTTCTTCCACAAATAAAACTTTTAACCTTTCAGACATTCTTCATGTACCCCAACTTAAAAAGAACCTACTTTCTGTACAAAAATTTTGTTGTGACAATAATGTCTTCTTTGAATTTCACTCTTCCTTTTTTGTTGTGAAGGACGAGTTTACACAAGCTACCCTCCTCAGGGGTCCAAGTGAACAGGGTCTCTATTCCATCCGTCTTCCTCGGCTTCAGTTGCTTCCAAAAGTTGCTTTCACGACCACCAAAGCTTCCTCCACAATATGGCATCAACGATTAGATCATCCTCACAGTCGAGTCTTTAATTCTGTTATTTCTTCGTGTTCTTTACCTGTTTCAAATAAATTGTCATCATCGTTGTGTACTTCTTGTCAAATGGGCAAGTCATCTAAACTTCATTTGCAAGAATCAACCTTTCGTAGTAATAAAGTTTTGGATTtagtttattgtgatgtttggggACCTTCTCCCTCATTGTCTATTGATGGTTATCGTTATTACTTGTTGTGTGTTGATCACTATTCTCGTTATATGTGGTTTTTTCCACTGTCTCAAAAATCAGATGTTTATACTCAATTTACCAACTTTGTGCGTATGGTGGAACGCCAATTCAACACCAAGCTCAAAAACGTCCAATCTGATTGGGGGGGCGAGTTTCGCAACTTGACTTCGTTTTTTACATCTCTTGGTATTATTCATCGTAGGTCGTGTCCTCACACGAGTGAACAAAACGGGACTGTTGAACGACGTCACCGCCATGTTGTGGAAACTGGGCTTGCTTTTCTTGCTCAAGCTCATTTACCTCAACGCTTTTGGTTTTTTGCCTTTGAAACAGCGGTCTACCTCATAAACCGTCTTCCTTCTCGAGTCACTCATGAAAAATCTCCTTTTCAAATTCTTTTCAACCGTAAACCAGATTACACATTCCTTCGTGTCTTTGGCTGTCAATGTTTTCCTTATCTTCGTCCCTACAACCGTCATAAAGTTGATTTTCGGTCTGTCCCGTGTGTCTTTCTTGGATATAGTCCTGTTCACCATGGATATCGCTGTTTTGACCCTCAAACCGAACGTGTGTACATTGTTCGACACGTTCGCTTTAATGAACATATTTTTCCCTACAATCAACCCTTACCTACTCAACCTACTTCCCCACCCTCATCTCCTTACACTTCTATATTCCCTGACCCAATACCTGACTTCTCTACACCATCTGAAACACCACACCCACCAAGCCCACCACCCACTCAGCCACCTGCCAACACTCAACACCAACCTGAGACTGTTCCTCAACctccaccacctccgccacctagAACTCGTCCTTCTCACCTGCGACAAAACCCAAAACAAACTAAACGTTTTGATCCTTCGGCCTATACTGCTTCCACTAACTCTATCCCAACTGAACCCACATCCTTTACCGTCGACAACAATTTCCTGGAGTGGCGTCGTGCCATGGCCGAAGAATTAGAGGCCTTAGACAAGAATGGAACCTGGTCCTTAGTTCCTCGTGTTCCTAATACTAATGTTGTTGATTGCAAATGGGTGTACAGGTTAAAAACTGACCAGAATGGCAACATCAGTCGTTATAAGGCAAGACTTGTTGCAAAAGGTTTTCGGCAGCAGTCCGGGGTGGATTATCATGAGACTTTTAGCCCTGTTGTTAAACCGGCCACTATTCGTACGGTGCTTTCTCTTGCAGTTTCTAATTCTTGGCCGTTAAAACAGTTGGATGCTCAAAATGCCTTTCTTCACGGGGATCTTGAAGAAACCGTTTACATGACTCAGCCGCCTGGTTTTGTTGATCCCGCTAAACCTCATCATGTGTGTTGCTTGCACAAGTCCTTGTACGGTTTGAAACAGGCCCCACGGGCCTGGTTCAACAAGCTTTCCACAGCCTTGCAACAACTTGGTTTCTTTGGCTCCAAAACGGATCCGTCCCTTTTCATCTATAATCACAAGGGTAGCATGGTTTATATCTTggtgtatgttgatgatattattatCACCGGTAATAATTCTCCGTTGGTCAATTCCGTAATAGCGAAGCTAAGCTCCATGTTGGAGGTTAAAGACCTTGGTCCTTTACATTACTTCTTGGGCATCGAATTTCTCCACCAGAACTCTGGTCTAATTCTTTCTCAAAGGAAGTACCTTCTCGATGTTATTAATAGGGCTGGTCTCTTTGAATGCAAACCTGTTGCCTCTCCAATGGACACGAAGTCAGTTCTCTTACCGAATGATAGCCCACTTTTTGCTGACCCTACACGGTATCGTCAAATAGTTGGTGCCCTTCAGTATGCTACCCTTTCACGCCCAGACATTGCCTTCTCAGTCAACAAGGTTTGTCAATTTATGCATGCACCAACTGAAGCTCATTGGTCTGCTGTGAAACGTATTTTACGGTACTTAAAAGGAACTCTGCACCTCGGTCTTCTTTTTCGACATTCATCTGCTTCGCATCTTCATGCCTTTTCTGACTCTTTTTGGGATGATGGTTCTAGTTCCCTTGTTCAAGCTTACTCTGATTCTGATTGGGCTGGTTGCCCGGTGGACCGCCGATCCACGGGGGGATATGCAATATACTTGGGCTCTAATCTAGTTTCGTGGTCTGCTCGCAAACAAAAGACCGTCTCTCGGTCCTCCACAGAATCTGAATATAAAGCCATTGCTGATGTTGTTGCTGAAATAATCTGGCTTAAATCTCTTCTTCAAGAACTGGGTGTTACATCAACTAAACCGACACTATGGTGTGATAATCTTGGTGCTACATACCTCTCGGCTAACCCAGTCTTCCATGCCCGTACAAAACATGTTGAAGTAGATTTTCATTTTGTTCGAGAACAAGTTGCTAAAGGGAAGTTGTATGTCAGGTTCATTAAAACAGACGACCAGATTGCTGATGTGTTTACAAAACCGTTGTCTTCATAG